A window of Zavarzinella sp. contains these coding sequences:
- a CDS encoding IS110 family transposase, translating into MNRTQEKVKNQSEAAAKLAALPIANRHAAGIDVGDRTHWVCVEATPDRTILIREFPAHTPGLHQMVEWLQFCGVTTIAIEATGVYGHVLFLTLLEAGFHVVMTSAKFARQIQGRPKTDKLDCQWLQRLHRHGLLPAVFQPDDLTQTLRDLVRQRANLVRLSGQHIQRMQKALELMNLKLTNVVGDITGVTGLKIIRAIVAGERDPEQLGELRDRRCKHTKAEIATALAGRYRDEYLLELQCCLALWEKYQETIALVDSRIAIHLKSMIRQSELPPLPKKPRVRGRKPHDPGFDVRTALYLVSGVDLTAIEGIDEIHALTLISELGTDFTKWPTVKHFTSWLGLCPNFKKTGGKVQSSKTRRGKGRAAHALRLAAWGLMRSTSYLGGYLRRQRSRLGAPKAITATAHKLARIIYHLMRYGGDYTKQQEEAYVAEVIARQERQLHRRAKELGYELKKVEPTVA; encoded by the coding sequence ATGAACCGAACACAGGAAAAAGTGAAAAATCAGTCCGAAGCCGCTGCAAAACTGGCGGCGTTGCCGATTGCCAATCGCCACGCCGCCGGCATTGATGTGGGAGACCGTACCCATTGGGTATGTGTCGAAGCCACGCCAGATCGTACCATTCTCATCCGCGAGTTTCCTGCACATACCCCGGGCCTACATCAAATGGTCGAATGGTTGCAGTTCTGTGGAGTCACCACGATTGCCATCGAAGCCACAGGTGTTTATGGCCACGTATTATTCCTCACGTTGCTCGAAGCTGGTTTTCATGTGGTGATGACTTCCGCCAAGTTTGCCCGGCAGATTCAGGGCCGACCCAAAACAGACAAGCTTGATTGCCAGTGGTTACAGCGTCTGCATCGGCATGGTCTGTTGCCTGCCGTGTTTCAGCCAGACGATCTCACCCAGACCCTGCGGGATCTCGTACGTCAACGTGCTAATCTGGTGCGGCTGTCCGGACAGCACATCCAACGCATGCAGAAAGCATTGGAATTGATGAATCTGAAATTGACAAATGTGGTTGGTGACATCACCGGTGTTACCGGATTGAAAATTATCCGGGCGATCGTGGCTGGAGAACGTGATCCTGAACAATTAGGTGAATTGCGGGATCGCCGTTGCAAACATACGAAAGCCGAAATTGCCACTGCCCTGGCTGGGCGGTATCGGGATGAGTATCTGCTGGAATTGCAATGCTGCCTGGCTTTGTGGGAAAAGTATCAGGAGACAATTGCTCTGGTGGATAGTCGGATTGCAATTCATTTGAAATCAATGATACGCCAAAGCGAATTGCCCCCACTGCCGAAGAAACCACGCGTGCGTGGCCGAAAGCCGCACGATCCGGGCTTTGATGTTCGTACGGCGTTGTATCTGGTATCGGGAGTGGATTTAACTGCCATTGAAGGGATTGATGAAATTCATGCGTTGACCCTGATCAGTGAACTGGGCACCGATTTTACGAAATGGCCGACAGTAAAACATTTCACCAGTTGGCTGGGATTGTGCCCCAACTTCAAGAAAACCGGCGGAAAAGTGCAGTCCAGCAAGACGCGACGTGGGAAAGGGCGCGCGGCCCACGCCTTGCGGTTGGCTGCGTGGGGGTTGATGCGGAGCACCAGTTACCTGGGTGGCTATTTAAGAAGACAGCGTTCTCGCCTGGGAGCACCGAAAGCGATCACGGCAACCGCCCACAAGCTGGCCAGGATTATCTACCATTTGATGCGGTATGGCGGGGATTACACGAAGCAGCAGGAAGAAGCGTATGTGGCAGAAGTAATTGCCCGGCAGGAGAGACAGTTGCATCGCCGGGCCAAAGAGCTGGGGTATGAGTTAAAGAAAGTGGAACCCACCGTTGCGTGA
- a CDS encoding tyrosine-type recombinase/integrase, which translates to MLRETAVWLSSIADPLKSKLVAVGLIEKQESTIIRLGDFLEKLIESRTDLKQRTVIKYRDTSNKLISYFGSEKPIEEINPIDGDEFRRWLQTNLGDNTVCRCCGRAREFSRYAVRKRLLSTNPFAEMKRLNVQPNRSRDYFLSIEDAAKILDACPNAQWRLIFVLSRFGGLRCPSEHLELTWDDVDWEKNRLRVRSPKTEHFEGKGERIIPMFPEIRTELEMVFEQAEPGAVYVITDYRSTNQNLRTQFTRIIRRAGLVPWEKLFQNLRASCATELVKEHPQHVASAWFLVRSEYFRHL; encoded by the coding sequence TTGCTGAGGGAAACCGCTGTCTGGTTAAGCAGCATTGCAGATCCGTTGAAATCAAAACTGGTAGCCGTGGGATTGATTGAGAAACAGGAATCGACAATCATTCGGTTGGGTGATTTCCTGGAAAAGTTAATTGAATCGAGAACTGATTTAAAGCAACGAACGGTCATCAAATATCGAGATACCAGTAACAAACTGATCAGCTATTTTGGTAGTGAAAAACCAATCGAAGAGATCAACCCGATTGATGGAGATGAATTTCGGCGATGGTTGCAAACGAATCTGGGTGATAACACTGTTTGCAGATGCTGTGGTCGTGCCCGTGAATTTTCCCGCTACGCAGTTCGGAAACGACTTCTAAGTACCAACCCCTTTGCAGAGATGAAACGACTGAACGTCCAGCCTAACCGAAGTCGCGATTACTTTTTATCAATTGAAGATGCGGCAAAAATTCTGGACGCCTGTCCCAATGCCCAATGGCGATTGATCTTCGTTCTGTCGCGATTTGGTGGATTACGGTGCCCTTCAGAACATCTGGAACTGACATGGGACGATGTGGACTGGGAAAAGAACCGGTTACGGGTTCGTAGTCCGAAGACAGAACACTTTGAAGGGAAAGGTGAACGGATCATCCCAATGTTCCCAGAAATCCGCACCGAACTGGAAATGGTGTTTGAGCAGGCAGAACCTGGGGCTGTGTATGTGATTACCGACTATCGCAGCACGAATCAGAACTTACGTACACAGTTCACCAGGATTATCCGGAGGGCAGGATTGGTTCCGTGGGAGAAACTGTTTCAGAATCTCAGGGCAAGTTGCGCGACAGAATTAGTGAAAGAACATCCACAACATGTGGCCAGCGCCTGGTTCTTGGTCCGGTCTGAATATTTCAGACACCTTTGA
- a CDS encoding helix-turn-helix domain-containing protein: MRKLYIIRLTKQERVELQSVVKKLKGTGQKVRRAQILLKADADGPNWTDERIAEAFSCRTRTVERLRQRFVEQGNFLN, from the coding sequence ATGCGGAAGTTGTATATCATTCGACTGACAAAGCAAGAACGAGTCGAGCTTCAGAGTGTCGTCAAGAAGTTGAAGGGAACCGGGCAGAAAGTTCGACGTGCTCAGATCCTGCTGAAGGCAGATGCCGATGGTCCGAATTGGACTGATGAGCGTATTGCCGAGGCGTTTTCGTGTCGGACTAGAACCGTGGAACGGCTTCGCCAGCGGTTCGTCGAGCAAGGGAATTTCTTGAATTAA
- a CDS encoding macro domain-containing protein, translating into MRLNIVLASVESELAEAWERFCAQLEGVTVHRGSILDVHCDAIVSPANSFGFMDGGIDHLYSQHFGWQVQRRLQDTIRTRHHGELVVGQAEIIPTDDARIPFVIAAPTMRVPMILRDTVNPYLAARAALLLIKHQRFVDGPFAGEPVASVVRTVAFPGLGTGVGKVGPNICARQVGAAIEEVVLERGTFPQTWADAQSRHQLLYGDRFRDLQRE; encoded by the coding sequence ATGCGGCTGAACATCGTCCTTGCATCTGTCGAATCGGAACTCGCGGAAGCGTGGGAGCGGTTCTGCGCCCAACTTGAAGGCGTCACCGTCCATCGCGGGTCGATTCTCGATGTTCATTGCGATGCAATTGTCAGTCCGGCCAACAGTTTCGGGTTCATGGATGGAGGTATCGACCATCTGTACTCGCAACATTTCGGATGGCAAGTACAACGTCGGCTGCAGGACACCATTCGGACACGACACCACGGTGAGCTGGTTGTCGGTCAGGCAGAGATAATTCCTACGGACGATGCTCGTATTCCATTCGTAATCGCAGCGCCCACGATGCGCGTGCCGATGATTCTTCGGGATACGGTAAATCCTTATCTCGCTGCACGCGCGGCACTCCTGCTGATTAAGCATCAGCGTTTCGTCGATGGTCCATTCGCCGGTGAACCGGTAGCGAGTGTCGTGCGTACGGTTGCCTTTCCGGGCCTCGGAACGGGTGTCGGCAAAGTTGGCCCGAACATCTGTGCTCGGCAGGTCGGAGCAGCAATCGAGGAAGTCGTGCTTGAGCGTGGGACATTCCCGCAGACATGGGCAGACGCACAATCGCGTCATCAACTTTTGTATGGCGATCGCTTCCGGGATCTGCAGCGAGAATAA
- the guaA gene encoding glutamine-hydrolyzing GMP synthase: MVASPESELILIFDFGSQYAQLIARRVRELNVFCQIVRHDLTAQRVRELNPRGIIFSGGPASVYEKGSPQIDPEILQLDLPILGICYGMQIMCQAMGLEVARAKEREFGRAAIQILNHSSLLAGLPAETIVWMSHGDQVKESIADLEVLANTPTCPLAAVKHRKKPYYGLQFHPEVSHTPLGSNILRNFLYDICGCQGLWRMQTLIERSIEDIRQRVGNSRVICGLSGGVDSSVVAALLVKAIGPQVACIFVNNGLLRTGELESVCHTFRDWFHADLHVADAQARFMDALKGVTDPQEKRIRIGHHFIEVFKQEAKSIQDARFLAQGTLYPDVIESGGTPDGPAATIKAHHNVGGLPAELGFELIEPLRDLFKDEVRKLGEQLGLPDTVVWRHPFPGPGLAVRCLGEVTEERLHVLRQADEIFMDELHSSGWYRQTSQSFAVLLPIQSVGVMGDGRTYENVVALRSVQTHDFMTADWSPLPYELLAKVSTRIINSVRGVNRVVYDISSKPPATIEWE, translated from the coding sequence ATGGTGGCATCTCCTGAAAGTGAACTGATTCTCATTTTTGATTTCGGCTCGCAATACGCCCAGCTCATTGCACGTCGTGTGCGGGAACTGAACGTATTCTGCCAGATTGTGCGGCACGATCTCACTGCACAACGCGTGCGGGAACTCAACCCACGGGGAATCATTTTTTCCGGTGGGCCAGCATCTGTTTATGAGAAAGGTTCCCCGCAGATCGATCCAGAAATCCTGCAGCTTGACCTGCCCATCCTGGGGATCTGCTACGGTATGCAGATCATGTGCCAGGCAATGGGCCTGGAAGTGGCACGTGCTAAAGAACGCGAATTCGGACGTGCCGCCATTCAGATTCTGAACCATAGCTCTTTGCTGGCGGGGCTACCTGCCGAAACAATTGTCTGGATGAGCCACGGCGATCAGGTAAAAGAATCGATCGCCGACCTGGAAGTGCTGGCAAATACCCCCACCTGTCCTTTGGCTGCGGTCAAACATCGCAAAAAGCCGTACTATGGCCTGCAATTTCACCCGGAAGTCAGCCACACCCCACTGGGCAGTAATATTCTGCGGAATTTCCTGTACGACATCTGCGGGTGCCAGGGTCTATGGCGAATGCAGACGCTGATTGAACGCAGCATCGAAGATATCCGCCAACGGGTAGGCAATTCCCGCGTGATTTGTGGCCTGTCTGGTGGCGTTGATTCATCTGTTGTTGCCGCACTGCTGGTGAAGGCAATCGGCCCACAAGTGGCCTGTATATTCGTGAATAATGGCCTGTTGCGTACCGGCGAACTGGAAAGTGTTTGCCACACGTTTCGCGATTGGTTCCATGCCGATCTGCACGTTGCAGACGCCCAGGCTCGCTTTATGGATGCGTTGAAAGGCGTCACCGATCCGCAGGAAAAGCGAATCCGAATTGGCCACCACTTCATCGAAGTATTCAAACAGGAAGCGAAATCGATTCAGGATGCCCGCTTTCTGGCACAGGGAACGCTTTATCCTGATGTGATTGAAAGTGGTGGCACACCCGATGGGCCTGCTGCAACAATTAAAGCCCACCATAACGTGGGGGGATTGCCCGCCGAACTGGGTTTTGAACTGATCGAACCACTGCGGGACCTGTTCAAAGACGAAGTTCGCAAACTGGGCGAACAACTTGGCCTGCCGGATACCGTCGTGTGGCGGCACCCATTCCCCGGACCGGGCCTTGCGGTCAGGTGCCTGGGGGAAGTAACGGAAGAACGGCTGCATGTATTACGCCAGGCAGACGAAATCTTTATGGATGAGCTGCACTCCAGTGGCTGGTATCGGCAGACATCGCAATCGTTTGCGGTGTTGCTCCCCATTCAATCGGTGGGTGTGATGGGTGATGGCCGCACGTATGAAAATGTGGTGGCGCTGCGTTCGGTGCAGACGCACGACTTCATGACGGCAGACTGGTCCCCACTTCCGTATGAATTGCTGGCGAAGGTTTCGACCCGCATTATTAACAGTGTACGCGGTGTGAATCGCGTGGTTTACGATATCAGCAGCAAGCCACCAGCTACAATAGAGTGGGAATAA
- the dapF gene encoding diaminopimelate epimerase, producing the protein MRFTKMQGAGNDYVYVDCFREKLPTDPSQLAIQMSNRHFGVGSDGLILIGKSDKADARMRMFNADGSEAEMCGNGLRCVAKYVYDHDIAKKDLLSIETGNGVLTVGIEAENGIAHRVRVNMGKPILDAAAIPTTLSGNPPLNQVLEYEAGNTLLVNAVSMGNPHAVIFVDKITDEHVHQIGPKIEVHSAFPRKVNVEFVQVKHRSMVKMRVWERGSGETMACGTGACAVVVAGILTDRLERRTTVQLLGGELDIEWSEHDGNVYMTGPAVEVFHGEWLVHSS; encoded by the coding sequence ATGCGTTTTACCAAGATGCAGGGTGCGGGCAACGATTATGTGTATGTCGATTGCTTTCGCGAAAAATTACCCACCGATCCATCCCAGTTGGCCATTCAGATGAGCAACCGCCACTTTGGCGTGGGCAGCGATGGTCTGATTCTGATTGGTAAATCGGACAAAGCCGATGCCCGCATGCGAATGTTCAATGCGGACGGTTCCGAAGCGGAAATGTGTGGCAACGGTTTGCGGTGCGTCGCCAAATATGTGTACGACCACGATATTGCCAAAAAAGATCTGCTGTCAATTGAAACCGGCAACGGTGTTCTGACGGTGGGAATCGAAGCGGAAAATGGCATCGCCCATCGCGTGCGTGTGAATATGGGCAAGCCGATTCTGGATGCGGCAGCCATTCCCACCACTTTGTCTGGAAATCCCCCACTGAACCAGGTACTGGAATACGAAGCGGGGAATACGCTACTGGTGAATGCGGTTTCGATGGGCAATCCCCATGCGGTGATCTTTGTCGACAAAATCACCGATGAGCATGTGCACCAGATCGGGCCGAAAATCGAAGTTCATTCTGCGTTTCCCAGAAAAGTCAATGTGGAATTTGTGCAGGTGAAGCACCGTTCGATGGTGAAGATGCGAGTCTGGGAACGTGGCAGTGGGGAAACCATGGCCTGTGGCACCGGTGCCTGTGCCGTGGTCGTTGCGGGGATTCTGACAGATCGTCTGGAACGCCGCACCACCGTTCAGTTGCTGGGTGGCGAACTGGATATTGAATGGTCGGAACATGATGGTAATGTCTACATGACTGGCCCAGCCGTGGAGGTGTTTCATGGAGAGTGGCTGGTACACTCCTCATGA
- a CDS encoding lysophospholipid acyltransferase family protein, whose protein sequence is MKIRDPKSIERLVRWVSPLISRWMRTMSFAAWSGDQYLMNDRPYLIGDSRFIYAFWHEYILLPAFYCAHPETSVLVGQHADGELITQIIQQFGFSAIRGSSTRGGTVALLKMLRDGHSRHFAITPDGPRGPRRVCQAGSVYLASRSGIPIVPVGLGGPTLFRAKSWDRFAIPKPFSRWRMVMMPPIAVPPKLGLEELEPYRLKVEATMNLACDIAEQWALTGQLELPHELAGEHTIFRPAKTYRYPYWEMTQKTTK, encoded by the coding sequence ATGAAGATTCGCGACCCGAAAAGTATCGAACGCCTGGTTCGCTGGGTCAGTCCGTTGATTAGTCGCTGGATGCGGACCATGAGCTTTGCTGCATGGTCTGGCGATCAATATCTGATGAACGATCGCCCTTACCTTATTGGCGATTCGCGGTTCATTTATGCGTTCTGGCACGAATATATTCTGCTGCCAGCGTTTTACTGTGCCCACCCGGAAACGTCGGTGCTGGTGGGACAACATGCTGATGGCGAATTAATTACCCAGATCATTCAGCAGTTTGGCTTTAGTGCTATTCGAGGTTCATCCACCCGTGGGGGAACGGTTGCCCTGCTGAAAATGCTGCGGGATGGTCATTCTCGCCATTTCGCCATTACGCCCGACGGCCCACGTGGGCCAAGGCGGGTTTGTCAGGCGGGATCGGTCTATCTGGCATCCCGAAGTGGGATACCGATTGTACCAGTAGGTTTGGGGGGACCGACCCTGTTTCGGGCGAAAAGCTGGGATCGCTTTGCGATTCCCAAACCCTTTTCTCGCTGGCGAATGGTAATGATGCCACCGATTGCGGTGCCGCCCAAGCTGGGGCTGGAAGAATTAGAACCTTACCGCCTGAAAGTGGAAGCTACAATGAATCTGGCCTGCGACATCGCCGAACAGTGGGCATTGACAGGACAGTTGGAACTGCCCCACGAACTGGCTGGGGAACATACAATCTTTCGCCCAGCGAAGACGTATCGTTATCCGTATTGGGAAATGACCCAAAAAACAACCAAGTGA
- a CDS encoding RsmD family RNA methyltransferase: MMVKSMKPAKAEVQIIAGKLRRRRIQCLVQDTLRPTPMRVREAYFSIMGNAIPDRHFFDVFAGTGIHGLEAVSRGATEATFIEHDRHLVDSLNDNMRLLKIDQQGLVLKADVYRWVERWMAPQEAVNVFVSPPFPDLTNKKEEFIKLIAELMEKVAIDSTVTVQAEDNFDITELPGEEWDIRTYGRNVLAIWVKPDPNAPPDDVVEEEE; the protein is encoded by the coding sequence ATGATGGTCAAGTCGATGAAACCCGCGAAGGCTGAAGTTCAAATTATTGCCGGCAAATTACGCCGACGCCGGATTCAATGTCTCGTGCAGGATACCCTGCGTCCCACCCCAATGCGGGTGCGGGAGGCTTATTTCAGCATCATGGGTAATGCAATCCCGGATCGGCACTTTTTTGATGTCTTTGCGGGTACCGGCATCCACGGCCTGGAAGCAGTCAGCAGAGGAGCCACCGAGGCAACCTTTATTGAACATGATCGCCACCTGGTGGACAGCCTGAACGATAACATGCGGTTATTGAAAATCGACCAGCAGGGCCTTGTGCTGAAGGCGGATGTCTACCGCTGGGTGGAACGCTGGATGGCACCCCAGGAAGCGGTAAATGTGTTTGTCAGCCCACCGTTTCCTGATTTGACGAACAAGAAAGAGGAATTCATCAAACTGATTGCCGAACTGATGGAAAAAGTGGCGATCGATTCCACGGTGACGGTTCAGGCAGAAGATAATTTCGATATTACAGAACTGCCCGGCGAAGAATGGGATATTCGAACCTACGGCCGCAACGTTCTTGCCATCTGGGTAAAACCGGATCCCAACGCCCCACCGGACGATGTTGTGGAAGAGGAAGAATGA
- a CDS encoding ADP-ribosylglycohydrolase family protein, translating to MDINTRMRGCLLGLACGDAVGTTVEFCERGSFPPVTDMIGGGPFNLPAGAWTDDTSMALCLASSLVEVGHFDPSDQMKRYCQWYDTGYMSSTGRCFDIGLTVRGALVRYQQSSDPYSGRTEPQSAGNGCIMRLAPVPLFFYPDRNAAIYWAGESSRTTHGAPECIEACKLLASMICIALSGGSKDEILFSHRLSDYQTSKVRSIAAGDYRHKSVNEIFGTGYVIHCLEASAWCFYNSESYKDATFRAVNLGDDADTTGAVCGQIAGSATGHPGKGNKWDRLSCLRNLSVLWYSWLAR from the coding sequence ATGGATATCAACACAAGAATGCGAGGTTGCCTGCTCGGACTAGCATGTGGTGATGCAGTTGGTACTACCGTTGAATTCTGCGAACGGGGTAGTTTTCCACCAGTGACCGATATGATTGGTGGGGGACCATTCAACCTGCCGGCAGGTGCCTGGACAGACGATACTTCAATGGCTCTCTGCCTTGCGAGTAGCCTCGTGGAAGTTGGACACTTCGATCCTTCAGATCAGATGAAGCGTTACTGCCAGTGGTATGATACTGGCTACATGAGCAGTACAGGACGTTGTTTCGATATTGGACTTACCGTTCGTGGTGCACTGGTGAGATACCAGCAGTCTAGCGACCCATACAGTGGAAGAACCGAACCACAATCTGCCGGAAATGGGTGCATCATGAGGCTGGCACCAGTTCCATTATTTTTTTATCCCGATAGAAATGCGGCAATTTACTGGGCTGGTGAGAGCTCTCGCACAACACACGGTGCACCAGAATGCATTGAAGCCTGTAAATTGCTTGCTTCGATGATTTGTATTGCACTTTCAGGTGGTAGCAAAGACGAAATTTTGTTCTCACATCGGCTTTCAGACTACCAGACATCGAAAGTTCGCTCGATCGCTGCAGGGGACTATCGCCATAAAAGTGTGAACGAGATTTTCGGCACAGGTTATGTCATTCATTGCCTGGAAGCATCAGCATGGTGCTTCTACAATTCTGAATCTTACAAAGATGCAACTTTTCGGGCTGTGAATCTTGGCGATGATGCGGATACTACTGGTGCGGTTTGTGGGCAGATTGCAGGGAGTGCAACCGGTCATCCGGGCAAGGGTAATAAGTGGGACAGATTGAGCTGTTTGCGGAACCTGTCTGTTCTTTGGTATTCCTGGTTAGCCAGGTAA
- a CDS encoding ISKra4 family transposase: MIIPDTSSSINPNFLFGLFDRLASEVNRAVQECMPIRDFEQHVQQSVAQIGASAISLYLEMLGDGDVGEKIQTETGEVLHRSEEPRQRSIRTIFGEHRFEQYVYGVDLGRKIDLYPVDVMIQMPANTYSPWFREVMHYLSTKMSYQESSDVISLLYLQKSPVDTLERNIHNLSESAEQFLNEIPIPAPTAEGKILVVSADAKGVPMVRKTKAIPAFDQRYFPGNRRMATLATVYSVNEYFRTAEEIVAALFRENSNREEKRPEPVGKVVAGFLSQCDAEGVLIRGTHHAMVWAAEQVERRHQSGQPLVRLMDGQTSLWEASDVNFDSYETIDILDIIHVASYVWDAAKVFESHREHQEAFARDRLLRILKGDVKSVVSGIRQKATKSELKAEKLKKINQVCNYFEKNYHRMRYDSYLQQGLPIATGVIEGACRHLVMDRMCRTGMRWKTKGAQAMLHARAIDLAGRTRDFHIYLANQEYQRTDRFRKQLNLSHLLPLPG; encoded by the coding sequence ATGATTATCCCAGACACATCTTCTTCAATCAACCCCAACTTCCTGTTTGGCCTATTTGATCGACTCGCATCAGAAGTCAATCGTGCTGTACAGGAATGCATGCCGATTCGTGATTTCGAGCAACATGTTCAACAATCGGTTGCTCAAATTGGTGCTTCAGCAATCTCGTTGTACCTGGAAATGCTTGGCGATGGCGACGTGGGAGAAAAGATCCAGACAGAAACAGGTGAAGTGCTTCATCGCAGCGAAGAACCCCGACAACGGTCCATCCGAACGATCTTTGGTGAGCATCGGTTTGAGCAGTATGTTTATGGCGTCGATCTTGGCCGCAAGATTGATTTGTATCCTGTGGATGTCATGATTCAGATGCCAGCAAACACATATTCTCCGTGGTTTCGCGAGGTCATGCATTATCTCAGCACAAAGATGTCGTATCAGGAATCATCAGATGTGATTTCTTTGTTGTATCTGCAAAAGAGTCCGGTCGATACTCTGGAACGAAATATCCACAATCTGAGTGAATCTGCAGAACAGTTTCTGAATGAGATCCCAATTCCTGCACCAACAGCAGAGGGAAAGATTCTGGTGGTGAGTGCCGATGCCAAAGGAGTCCCCATGGTTCGCAAGACGAAGGCGATTCCAGCGTTTGATCAACGGTATTTTCCTGGTAATCGGCGTATGGCGACGCTGGCGACCGTATATTCCGTGAATGAATATTTTCGAACGGCTGAAGAGATTGTCGCAGCGTTATTTCGAGAAAACTCGAATCGTGAGGAGAAACGCCCCGAACCGGTGGGCAAAGTGGTTGCGGGATTTTTGTCGCAATGTGATGCGGAGGGGGTGCTGATCAGAGGCACGCACCACGCGATGGTGTGGGCAGCAGAACAGGTCGAACGTCGCCACCAATCAGGTCAGCCTTTGGTACGGCTGATGGATGGTCAGACCAGTTTGTGGGAAGCATCTGATGTCAATTTCGATTCATACGAAACAATTGATATCCTGGATATCATTCATGTTGCCAGTTATGTGTGGGATGCGGCAAAAGTGTTTGAGTCTCACCGTGAACATCAGGAAGCGTTTGCTCGAGACCGCCTATTGAGAATCCTGAAGGGAGATGTGAAAAGTGTGGTTTCGGGAATCCGTCAGAAAGCGACAAAAAGCGAATTGAAAGCAGAAAAGTTAAAGAAGATTAATCAGGTTTGCAACTACTTTGAAAAGAACTACCACCGGATGAGATATGACAGCTATTTGCAGCAAGGGCTGCCGATTGCAACTGGGGTGATTGAAGGGGCTTGTCGGCACCTGGTGATGGATCGAATGTGCCGCACGGGAATGAGATGGAAAACGAAAGGGGCCCAGGCAATGCTACACGCCCGAGCAATTGATCTGGCAGGTCGAACCAGAGATTTTCATATTTACCTGGCTAACCAGGAATACCAAAGAACAGACAGGTTCCGCAAACAGCTCAATCTGTCCCACTTATTACCCTTGCCCGGATGA